A DNA window from Methanobrevibacter sp. contains the following coding sequences:
- a CDS encoding SPASM domain-containing protein — MLQESSVLDVISEYLKKNTDRKVQIGLFGGEPLLVENYSLITKIFDFCVAKKISIGITTNGKNLDHYLKLLIIYRSLGITVCSTIDSIEDNEFTRTPVQLSKLHQNVTNELLSNVKLLIDNGVHVDLETNIDSHNIRKIGSIIDYYRNNGYLDNPFFTFGFGRVDDRFYETNYSRIVSYVDILTELSNINSVPSKMYISFLRSAYELARKIGMNYGQTELKIPGTYCWASSPLDTVFYVDPDLKTYRCTYTVGRSNYSIMDFTFDNIEKYQLKKITSDDYNNCKSCPIAGYCAGGCKLSADIDFNRQCKDEKEQFYRFLHEIYYPKLLQLLYKRINK; from the coding sequence ATGTTACAAGAATCATCAGTCTTAGACGTAATTTCAGAATACCTAAAGAAAAATACTGACAGAAAAGTGCAAATCGGACTATTTGGAGGAGAACCATTACTTGTAGAAAACTACTCTTTAATAACAAAGATTTTTGACTTTTGTGTGGCTAAAAAAATTTCAATCGGTATTACAACAAATGGGAAAAACCTTGATCATTACCTAAAGCTATTAATCATATATAGAAGTTTAGGTATTACAGTTTGTTCAACTATTGATAGTATCGAAGACAATGAATTTACAAGAACCCCCGTACAATTAAGTAAATTACATCAAAATGTAACTAATGAACTTCTTTCAAATGTCAAGCTTCTCATTGATAACGGTGTACATGTCGATTTAGAAACAAATATTGATTCTCATAATATAAGAAAAATTGGTTCGATAATTGATTACTACAGAAATAACGGATATCTCGATAATCCTTTTTTCACTTTTGGTTTTGGAAGAGTAGATGATAGATTTTACGAAACCAACTACAGTAGAATCGTCTCTTATGTAGATATTTTAACTGAATTATCCAACATCAATTCTGTTCCATCAAAAATGTACATTTCATTTTTACGTTCAGCATATGAATTGGCAAGAAAAATTGGAATGAACTATGGACAAACAGAATTAAAAATACCAGGAACATATTGTTGGGCATCTTCTCCACTTGATACTGTATTTTATGTTGATCCAGATTTAAAAACATATCGCTGTACGTATACTGTTGGACGATCCAACTACTCAATAATGGATTTTACATTTGATAACATAGAAAAATATCAACTAAAAAAAATAACATCTGACGATTACAACAACTGCAAGTCATGTCCAATTGCCGGATATTGCGCCGGAGGATGCAAATTATCAGCAGATATTGATTTTAATCGACAATGCAAAGACGAGAAAGAACAATTTTATCGTTTTCTACATGAAATATACTATCCAAAATTGTTACAGCTATTATATAAACGCATAAACAAATAA